A stretch of Flavobacteriales bacterium DNA encodes these proteins:
- a CDS encoding delta-60 repeat domain-containing protein, whose amino-acid sequence MVQIRNFALGQWRRRLDTHPLTASDGRIVVGGSFTSYNGVNACRIARPHSDGVLDQSFSVSSGRTMK is encoded by the coding sequence ATGGTGCAGATCCGGAACTTCGCTCTGGGGCAATGGCGCAGAAGGCTCGATACGCACCCTCTCACTGCGAGCGATGGGCGAATCGTTGTTGGCGGTAGCTTCACCTCGTACAATGGCGTGAATGCATGCCGTATAGCACGCCCACATTCTGACGGGGTTCTCGATCAGAGTTTCAGCGTCAGTTCGGGGCGAACGATGAAGTAA